One segment of Novipirellula artificiosorum DNA contains the following:
- a CDS encoding ABC transporter permease, protein MNDGALRGLVWKESRQLLPLVLILLGVGLLLVFLWAGLSSDTLAMQYAGQLIPFILPALFAVGAAAVLVGQEKEQKTLWWLASLPTHPRRLILVKFAVAVVGLVIMWIACIALVGLTQSNTRYSSLEWLSYGHSIGTSGYVFLIVQSFFIMVVGFYTTWKFNNTFAGLLAILPISLLPFVVLQVVNESANGLFSPHVRFENTAFSLYGILFLAIVAVAGLAYRVATQTLAPVEPERILEGGASSWIDAWRPTNVGADRGDPYRFSISSLVWQSVHHSRWVLLGITSLILCGLVGAAVFAQHEWFVATRGMSVLLVLAGILGVSWLGVFAFTGDGSATRLRFLADRGASPTVVWIGRHLVGISILSSAGLLYWIVTYHLLGSFSSETQSPLLSVMTVTLVAAVIYSVSQWISQLTRMLAVSSVLAPVIAMIASYWLAYGVAMFELPWLVLLLLIALPMVATWLMMRRYMDGNRGILSWLVSIAGVGLFVTVPMVRPAFKIASYPRIATEVKTKALAAAKLLPNTEAPQPIAMHAIEGYLDSYQRSLVKPRPGDEELALYEKRTFNPYDLFRPPSGEITDAEALSIDSNVLVTMLHLASYQKVRFEANPTDEQEIERTGQWIRSMTDIVKGLRQSPRWIDQDRADLIEVWLTKLIGNESFRELRDRGFSKDAMAMLADQSARNEARRQAILRSWLAQETSRIRQLHHFGGYPSSWWDDSGAASSDPTTAWTQPWLKDRVADAGLRLIQAGSTGQPVEPILRELHQLVSGPGHPFVDGLYADRLRLGIQPDRPITYFNFHTTVPATQWYAPWEAQAKALALEFNL, encoded by the coding sequence ATGAACGATGGAGCCTTACGCGGATTAGTTTGGAAAGAATCGCGACAATTGCTGCCACTGGTGTTGATTCTACTCGGCGTCGGTTTGCTATTGGTCTTTTTGTGGGCTGGGCTGTCGAGTGATACGTTGGCAATGCAATATGCTGGCCAATTGATTCCCTTCATCTTGCCCGCGTTGTTCGCCGTTGGTGCCGCAGCAGTGTTGGTGGGACAAGAGAAAGAGCAGAAGACGTTGTGGTGGTTGGCTTCACTACCGACCCATCCGCGACGATTGATCTTGGTAAAGTTCGCCGTAGCGGTCGTGGGTTTGGTGATCATGTGGATCGCTTGCATTGCTTTGGTTGGGTTGACACAAAGCAACACCCGCTACTCGTCGCTGGAATGGCTCTCCTACGGCCATTCAATCGGGACGAGCGGTTACGTTTTCTTGATCGTTCAATCCTTCTTTATCATGGTCGTCGGATTCTACACGACGTGGAAATTCAACAACACATTTGCCGGCCTGCTGGCGATCCTCCCCATTTCGTTGTTGCCTTTTGTCGTGCTGCAAGTCGTCAACGAGTCTGCAAACGGATTATTTTCGCCGCATGTGCGTTTTGAGAACACGGCTTTCTCCCTTTACGGCATCCTCTTTTTGGCGATCGTTGCTGTCGCTGGATTGGCCTATCGCGTCGCAACCCAAACACTTGCCCCTGTCGAACCTGAAAGGATCTTGGAGGGTGGAGCTTCATCGTGGATCGATGCATGGCGCCCGACAAACGTCGGTGCAGATCGTGGCGATCCCTATCGGTTTTCGATCAGTTCCTTGGTGTGGCAGTCGGTTCACCACAGCCGTTGGGTTTTGCTAGGCATCACGTCGTTGATCCTTTGTGGACTGGTTGGCGCAGCCGTGTTCGCGCAGCACGAATGGTTTGTTGCAACGCGTGGAATGTCGGTGCTGCTCGTACTCGCCGGCATTCTCGGTGTTTCTTGGCTGGGCGTGTTTGCCTTCACGGGCGATGGCAGTGCAACACGGCTTCGTTTTCTGGCCGATCGAGGTGCCTCGCCGACGGTGGTTTGGATCGGTCGTCATTTGGTTGGCATCAGCATCCTGTCGAGTGCGGGATTGTTGTACTGGATCGTCACGTACCATTTACTTGGCTCGTTTTCCTCAGAGACGCAATCGCCATTGTTGTCGGTCATGACGGTCACCTTGGTCGCAGCCGTGATTTACAGCGTTTCGCAGTGGATAAGCCAATTGACTCGGATGCTGGCGGTTTCGTCGGTGCTAGCACCCGTGATCGCAATGATTGCCAGCTACTGGTTGGCCTACGGTGTGGCCATGTTCGAATTGCCATGGCTGGTCTTGTTGCTATTGATCGCGTTGCCGATGGTTGCAACGTGGCTGATGATGCGACGCTACATGGACGGCAATCGAGGCATCTTGTCATGGTTGGTCTCGATCGCAGGTGTCGGATTGTTCGTCACGGTGCCAATGGTTCGGCCCGCATTCAAGATTGCGAGTTACCCTCGAATTGCGACCGAGGTGAAAACGAAGGCGCTTGCTGCGGCGAAATTGCTACCGAACACGGAAGCCCCACAGCCGATTGCGATGCATGCCATCGAAGGATACCTCGATTCGTACCAACGATCCCTCGTTAAACCACGACCCGGCGACGAAGAACTCGCCCTTTACGAAAAACGGACGTTCAATCCTTACGACTTATTCCGGCCGCCATCTGGTGAAATCACGGATGCGGAGGCGTTGTCGATCGACTCGAATGTGCTGGTCACGATGCTGCACTTGGCCAGCTACCAGAAGGTTCGTTTTGAAGCCAATCCGACCGACGAACAGGAAATTGAACGGACCGGTCAGTGGATTCGTTCGATGACCGATATAGTCAAAGGCTTACGTCAGAGTCCGCGGTGGATCGATCAGGACCGTGCGGATCTGATCGAAGTTTGGCTAACCAAGTTAATCGGCAATGAATCGTTTCGCGAACTGCGAGATCGCGGGTTTAGCAAAGACGCCATGGCCATGTTGGCAGACCAATCGGCGAGAAACGAAGCACGTCGCCAAGCGATCTTGAGATCTTGGCTGGCCCAGGAAACGTCGAGGATCCGTCAACTGCATCATTTCGGTGGCTACCCATCGTCGTGGTGGGACGACTCGGGGGCGGCGTCCTCCGATCCGACCACCGCTTGGACGCAGCCCTGGCTGAAGGACCGAGTTGCCGACGCGGGATTGCGATTGATTCAAGCTGGATCAACAGGACAACCGGTCGAACCGATCCTCCGAGAGTTGCATCAGTTGGTGAGTGGTCCAGGGCACCCCTTCGTGGACGGACTCTACGCGGATCGCTTGCGACTGGGAATCCAACCCGATCGGCCAATCACCTATTTCAATTTCCATACAACCGTCCCGGCCACACAGTGGTACGCCCCATGGGAAGCCCAAGCAAAAGCTTTGGCGCTGGAGTTCAACCTCTAA